Proteins from a single region of Thermogemmata fonticola:
- a CDS encoding PSD1 and planctomycete cytochrome C domain-containing protein, with translation MRSQAVPSAGVVGTGVLLVAAVWTAGGFWKASVAADTPAAHPASSPAAQTSSSPASSSAASAASSTPATSASAVQTAANPAASPRPRKVDFQRDIRPILATHCYPCHGPDGNARKADLRLDRRDDAVAAGAIVPGKPEESELWRRITASDPAERMPPSGAKKPPLTPEQLEHFRQWIAEGAVYTEHWSFAKLERPAVPVVQGVRDVQGQPWPIRNPIDAFLAYRWQQEGVAPSPEADRITLIRRLSFDLRGLPPTPEEVQAFLADRSPDAYEKLVERLLASPHYGERLAVWWLDLVRYADSIGYHSDNPMNVSPYRDYVIKAFNSNKRFDQFTIEQLAGDLLPQPSREQLVATAYNRLLQTTEEGGAQAKEYIAKYAADRVRNFGQVWLGGTLLCAECHNHKYDPYTMVDFYSMAAFFADIQEAAVGRREPGMLVPTPEQEQRLEQLRKEEAEAQKRYRTALGLIPAAALRREREAWQRAEAARSGLENTIPRVLITISGPPRTVRLLPRGNWQDDSGPIMEPKTPAFLPPLPPLPPGQKRYTRLDLARWVVAPENPLTARVMANRLWKLFYGRGIARSLEESGTQGEWPTHPELLDWLAAEFQKTWDVKHLVRLMVTATAYRQSAQERPDLRERDPLNLLWARQNRFRLDAEFVRDTALAISGLLVPQIGGPSVKPYQPPGYWAALNFPPREWIKDSGDKQYRRGLYTHWQRTFPHPAMVAFDAPSREECTCERPRSNIPQQALVLLNDPEFVEAARAFAQKALAESGPDDAQRLRWMFRRATSREPQEPEVHILRELLQKHRQHYQAQPEEARRLLSVGDHPAPQTIPPAEVAAWTSVARALLNLHETITRP, from the coding sequence ATGCGAAGCCAAGCGGTACCGAGCGCAGGGGTTGTAGGTACGGGCGTGCTTCTGGTGGCGGCGGTCTGGACCGCGGGCGGATTTTGGAAGGCCAGCGTGGCGGCGGATACACCGGCGGCTCACCCCGCTTCCTCCCCGGCAGCGCAGACATCTTCCTCTCCGGCATCCTCCTCGGCTGCGTCGGCGGCATCCTCCACCCCGGCGACTTCTGCTTCCGCCGTGCAGACTGCGGCCAATCCGGCAGCTTCCCCCCGTCCCCGCAAGGTCGATTTCCAGCGGGACATTCGCCCGATCTTGGCCACGCATTGCTATCCCTGCCACGGCCCCGATGGGAACGCACGCAAGGCGGACCTGCGGCTGGATCGGCGGGACGACGCCGTGGCGGCGGGGGCCATCGTGCCGGGCAAACCGGAGGAAAGCGAGTTGTGGCGGCGGATTACTGCCAGCGATCCCGCGGAGCGGATGCCGCCGAGCGGGGCCAAAAAGCCCCCCCTCACGCCGGAGCAGCTTGAACACTTCCGGCAGTGGATCGCCGAGGGAGCGGTGTATACGGAGCACTGGTCGTTTGCCAAGTTGGAGCGGCCGGCGGTGCCCGTGGTGCAAGGCGTGCGCGACGTGCAAGGCCAGCCCTGGCCGATCCGCAATCCGATCGACGCCTTCCTGGCCTACCGCTGGCAGCAGGAGGGAGTCGCCCCCTCGCCGGAGGCAGACCGGATCACCTTGATCCGCCGCTTGTCGTTCGACTTGCGCGGCCTGCCCCCCACCCCGGAGGAAGTCCAAGCCTTCCTGGCGGATCGCTCCCCGGACGCCTACGAAAAGCTGGTCGAACGCCTGCTGGCTTCGCCTCACTACGGGGAACGCCTGGCCGTCTGGTGGCTGGACCTGGTCCGTTACGCCGACAGCATCGGCTATCACAGCGACAACCCGATGAACGTCTCGCCGTACCGGGATTATGTCATCAAGGCGTTCAACAGCAACAAGCGGTTCGATCAATTCACCATTGAGCAACTGGCGGGGGACCTGCTGCCGCAGCCGAGCCGGGAGCAACTGGTGGCGACGGCGTACAACCGCCTGCTGCAAACGACGGAGGAAGGCGGAGCGCAGGCCAAGGAGTACATCGCCAAGTACGCGGCGGATCGAGTGCGGAACTTCGGCCAGGTCTGGCTCGGCGGCACGCTCCTGTGCGCGGAATGCCACAATCACAAGTACGATCCGTACACCATGGTCGATTTCTACTCCATGGCGGCGTTTTTTGCGGACATTCAGGAAGCGGCGGTGGGGCGGCGGGAACCCGGCATGCTCGTACCGACCCCGGAGCAGGAGCAGCGTCTGGAGCAGTTGCGCAAGGAAGAAGCCGAGGCCCAAAAGCGGTATCGCACCGCTTTGGGGTTGATCCCCGCGGCAGCCCTGCGGCGGGAACGCGAAGCGTGGCAGCGAGCCGAAGCCGCCCGGAGCGGACTGGAAAACACCATCCCCCGCGTGCTCATCACCATCAGCGGCCCGCCGCGCACCGTCCGCCTGCTCCCCCGCGGCAACTGGCAGGATGACAGTGGGCCGATCATGGAACCGAAAACACCGGCCTTTTTGCCCCCGCTGCCGCCCCTGCCCCCCGGCCAAAAGCGCTACACCCGCCTGGACCTCGCCCGCTGGGTCGTCGCCCCGGAAAACCCCCTGACCGCCCGCGTCATGGCTAACCGCCTCTGGAAACTCTTCTACGGCCGAGGAATCGCCCGCTCCCTGGAAGAATCCGGCACGCAAGGGGAATGGCCCACCCACCCGGAACTGCTCGACTGGCTCGCCGCCGAGTTCCAGAAAACCTGGGACGTCAAGCATTTGGTGCGCCTGATGGTCACGGCGACCGCCTACCGGCAAAGCGCCCAGGAACGGCCCGATCTGCGCGAACGCGATCCGCTTAATCTGCTCTGGGCGCGGCAGAATCGCTTCCGCCTCGATGCGGAGTTCGTCCGGGATACAGCCCTGGCCATCAGCGGCCTGCTCGTACCCCAGATCGGCGGGCCGAGTGTCAAGCCGTACCAGCCCCCCGGCTACTGGGCCGCCCTGAACTTCCCGCCGCGGGAATGGATCAAGGACAGCGGAGACAAGCAATACCGCCGCGGCCTGTACACCCACTGGCAGCGGACCTTCCCCCATCCGGCGATGGTAGCCTTCGACGCTCCCAGCCGGGAGGAATGCACCTGCGAGCGGCCCCGCTCCAACATCCCGCAGCAAGCCCTGGTCCTGCTCAACGACCCCGAATTTGTGGAAGCAGCCCGCGCCTTCGCCCAGAAAGCCCTCGCCGAAAGCGGACCTGACGACGCCCAGCGCCTCCGCTGGATGTTCCGCCGCGCCACCTCGCGCGAACCTCAGGAGCCGGAGGTGCACATCCTCCGCGAACTGCTCCAGAAGCACCGCCAGCATTACCAGGCCCAGCCGGAAGAAGCCCGCCGACTGCTGAGCGTGGGAGACCATCCCGCCCCTCAGACCATCCCCCCGGCGGAAGTGGCCGCCTGGACCAGCGTCGCACGGGCCTTGCTTAACCTCCACGAAACCATCACCCGGCCCTGA
- a CDS encoding type II toxin-antitoxin system HicA family toxin, whose amino-acid sequence MPWCESSPVARGKLRVLSGQEVCLILERHGFRRLRQRGSHIVMQGVSPAGKTTTVPVPNHKELRTGTLLSIIRQSGVPRSEFEERPRRVEYRGEVPLRR is encoded by the coding sequence TTGCCGTGGTGCGAATCCAGCCCCGTTGCGAGGGGTAAGCTCCGGGTACTATCGGGTCAGGAAGTCTGCCTGATTCTGGAACGGCACGGTTTCCGCCGCCTTCGACAGCGCGGCAGTCACATTGTCATGCAAGGGGTGAGCCCGGCAGGAAAAACAACCACAGTGCCAGTTCCGAACCATAAGGAATTGCGTACCGGCACACTCTTGTCGATCATCCGACAGAGCGGCGTACCCCGAAGCGAGTTCGAGGAGCGACCCCGCCGGGTCGAATATCGGGGGGAAGTACCGCTCAGAAGGTAA
- a CDS encoding type II toxin-antitoxin system HicB family antitoxin, which translates to MPKRLTAIIQREGDGYVALCPELDIASQGETIELARDNLQEALELFLESASPEEIAERLQREVVVTRVEVADDWVPSTMK; encoded by the coding sequence ATGCCGAAGCGACTGACAGCGATCATTCAGCGGGAAGGGGACGGTTATGTCGCCCTGTGTCCCGAACTGGACATTGCCAGTCAAGGGGAAACGATCGAATTGGCCCGCGATAATCTCCAGGAAGCCCTGGAGTTGTTCCTGGAATCTGCTTCTCCTGAGGAGATCGCCGAGCGCCTCCAGCGGGAAGTGGTGGTAACCCGGGTCGAAGTAGCCGATGATTGGGTTCCTAGCACCATGAAGTGA
- a CDS encoding TolB family protein: MPWGEAAGRVGGRGPRWKRTFGSLLVLAVGVLLAGVAGHRAEGQTPPKSTAGDWVQAEARYLRNIRQVTFDYVRAGEGYFSPDGTKIIFQAEEKGTGNPFYQIFVQDLASGRAIRVSPGVGKCTCGYFRPDGKKIIFASSHSDPEARQHQVAELQRRLEEQNKGIRRRYSWDFDPHMKIYEANVDGSELRCLTPQAKVYTAEGSYSPDGRQIVYAAGKAGDVQIYIMNADGSGARQVTQAPNCYNGGPFFSPDGKKIIFRADRQEKDRLQLYVINVDGTGEKQLTRNNTWVYWAPYWYKDSKHIICTAADHANEFVRPNYDLYWMNIETGKMTRITYAPGQDVLPVFSPDYRKVLWTSSRDGRSSPQLYLADFTPPED, translated from the coding sequence ATGCCCTGGGGTGAGGCAGCGGGAAGGGTGGGAGGCCGGGGTCCTCGCTGGAAGCGGACCTTCGGCTCCTTGCTGGTGCTGGCCGTGGGCGTGCTGCTAGCCGGGGTGGCAGGCCATCGAGCCGAGGGACAGACACCGCCGAAGTCTACGGCGGGGGACTGGGTCCAGGCCGAGGCGCGGTACCTGCGCAACATTCGCCAGGTGACTTTTGACTACGTCCGCGCCGGGGAAGGATACTTTTCCCCCGATGGGACCAAAATCATCTTCCAGGCGGAGGAAAAGGGGACGGGCAATCCGTTCTATCAGATTTTCGTTCAAGACCTGGCAAGCGGGCGGGCCATTCGGGTCAGTCCGGGGGTGGGGAAGTGCACCTGCGGCTACTTCCGGCCCGATGGCAAAAAGATCATCTTCGCCTCGTCCCATAGCGATCCTGAGGCGCGCCAGCACCAGGTGGCGGAGTTGCAGCGCCGCCTCGAGGAACAGAACAAGGGCATCCGCCGGCGCTACTCCTGGGACTTTGACCCGCACATGAAGATTTACGAGGCCAACGTGGATGGGAGCGAGCTGCGCTGTCTGACGCCGCAGGCCAAGGTGTACACCGCCGAGGGAAGCTACTCCCCCGATGGGCGGCAGATTGTGTACGCCGCCGGTAAGGCGGGCGACGTGCAGATTTACATCATGAATGCCGACGGCAGCGGCGCCCGGCAGGTCACTCAGGCTCCGAATTGCTACAACGGCGGCCCCTTCTTCAGCCCCGATGGGAAAAAGATCATCTTCCGCGCCGACCGCCAGGAGAAAGACCGCCTGCAGCTCTACGTGATCAACGTCGACGGCACCGGCGAAAAACAATTGACCCGCAACAACACCTGGGTCTACTGGGCGCCGTATTGGTACAAGGACAGCAAGCACATCATCTGCACGGCGGCGGACCACGCCAATGAGTTCGTCCGTCCCAATTACGATCTCTACTGGATGAACATCGAGACCGGGAAGATGACACGGATCACCTACGCTCCGGGCCAGGACGTGCTGCCGGTGTTCAGTCCGGATTATCGGAAGGTGCTCTGGACGAGCAGCCGGGATGGCCGCAGTTCTCCGCAGTTGTATCTGGCCGACTTCACTCCGCCGGAGGATTAG
- a CDS encoding borealin N-terminal domain-containing protein, giving the protein MSAPPARSPSSAALAQLRQWCEQVLAAVHQVFGDHPPAPAIRQLCRQVLEEAQLLLARTATVAVSVVLLGRTASGKGWLARCFLRDPALRSAIPSGQNSADRSAHLLWIGPQPPPQREEGEQYLPASAEQMLDLGVPYCLGDAPGFSTYGEAAERLHRRALASAALKILVLPQESLRDAGVVQLLRQLPAARVLPAIRFRNQPGQTQPREQTYQDVLHHYQLWQQAAPATRLLSPLWIPDADCYAPHDPNQAITYTQKLLQDTLTPLLADSQQRQQALEAEIHARHEQLRRSVEQHLEEFRQRLQPILAKIDDTLYSLPPQLTRQMFGEDVPLAALVRVRLRAHIFHYTPPWCFPYRSILGLLILTSNAWDRLIFTLTGSIPSLVAVVWQSWKNVRTMGKAMARQRLPLAAYLQQQAREALAVPLQRLRQTLAAWRDEEVRPEQDSYQEVKVRIAGLDEFQNRCRSLLEQTLAEHTARRRSPWLFALFATLAFLFFFSGPVVVIYRQYIETLWQVFRGEPVSWSDFPRPDFSMIFTSFILSVIPVALIAMIALTGFTRRRLVEHLASSFRQKIDAVTKQWQQQAMLRLELHDPQWEAVQRLLHLDGVAAERKPPESASSAAAKPPPSES; this is encoded by the coding sequence ATGTCTGCTCCTCCTGCGCGCTCCCCCTCCTCTGCTGCGCTCGCCCAACTCCGGCAGTGGTGCGAGCAGGTGCTGGCCGCGGTGCACCAGGTCTTTGGGGACCATCCGCCGGCGCCGGCCATTCGGCAGCTCTGCCGCCAGGTACTGGAGGAGGCGCAATTGCTGCTAGCGCGGACCGCGACCGTGGCAGTGTCCGTGGTGCTTTTGGGGCGCACGGCGTCCGGCAAAGGGTGGCTGGCGCGCTGCTTCCTGCGCGATCCCGCTTTGCGCTCGGCCATTCCCAGCGGCCAGAACTCCGCGGATCGCTCGGCCCATCTGCTCTGGATCGGCCCCCAGCCGCCGCCGCAACGGGAAGAAGGGGAGCAGTATCTCCCCGCCTCTGCCGAGCAGATGCTCGATTTGGGCGTGCCGTACTGCCTGGGCGATGCCCCTGGCTTTTCTACCTATGGGGAAGCCGCGGAGCGTCTCCACCGCCGGGCCTTGGCCTCCGCCGCCCTGAAAATCCTCGTGTTGCCTCAGGAATCCCTCCGCGACGCCGGTGTGGTGCAACTCCTCCGCCAGCTTCCGGCTGCCCGCGTCCTCCCCGCCATCCGCTTCCGCAATCAGCCGGGACAGACCCAGCCCCGCGAACAAACCTACCAGGATGTTCTCCATCACTACCAGCTTTGGCAGCAGGCTGCCCCCGCCACCCGTCTCCTCTCACCCCTCTGGATTCCCGATGCGGATTGCTATGCCCCTCATGATCCTAATCAAGCGATCACTTACACACAGAAATTATTGCAGGATACATTGACGCCTCTTTTAGCGGATTCCCAGCAGCGTCAGCAGGCGCTGGAGGCGGAAATCCACGCCCGGCACGAGCAACTCCGCCGCAGCGTTGAACAACATCTGGAGGAGTTCCGCCAGCGCCTTCAGCCGATCCTGGCCAAGATCGACGACACCCTCTACAGCCTCCCGCCGCAATTGACCCGCCAGATGTTCGGTGAGGATGTCCCCCTGGCCGCCCTGGTGCGCGTCCGCCTCCGCGCCCATATCTTCCACTATACACCGCCTTGGTGTTTCCCCTATCGTTCCATCTTAGGACTTCTTATATTGACATCCAATGCTTGGGATCGCCTGATTTTTACATTGACAGGCAGTATTCCATCACTAGTCGCCGTGGTGTGGCAATCTTGGAAGAATGTGCGCACGATGGGGAAGGCTATGGCCCGGCAGCGGCTGCCCTTGGCGGCGTATCTCCAGCAGCAGGCCCGCGAAGCCTTGGCCGTGCCGCTCCAGCGCTTGCGGCAGACCCTGGCCGCCTGGCGCGACGAGGAAGTCCGACCGGAACAGGATTCCTACCAAGAAGTTAAGGTCCGTATCGCCGGGCTAGACGAGTTCCAAAACCGCTGCCGCTCTCTCCTGGAGCAGACGTTAGCCGAGCACACCGCCCGCCGCCGCTCCCCCTGGCTCTTCGCCCTCTTCGCTACCCTCGCCTTTCTCTTTTTCTTCTCTGGACCTGTTGTGGTCATCTATCGGCAATACATTGAAACTCTATGGCAAGTCTTTCGCGGAGAACCCGTATCATGGAGTGATTTCCCTCGTCCCGATTTTTCCATGATATTCACCAGCTTCATTCTCAGTGTGATTCCCGTGGCCTTGATTGCCATGATCGCCCTGACGGGGTTCACGCGCCGCCGCCTCGTGGAGCACTTGGCAAGCTCCTTCCGTCAAAAGATCGACGCTGTGACGAAACAGTGGCAGCAGCAGGCGATGCTGCGCCTGGAATTGCACGATCCCCAGTGGGAAGCGGTGCAGCGGCTGCTTCATCTGGACGGGGTGGCCGCTGAGCGTAAACCGCCGGAATCCGCGTCCTCCGCCGCCGCCAAGCCTCCCCCGTCTGAAAGCTAA
- a CDS encoding amino acid kinase family protein, which yields MIILKVGGSLYDLPDLGPRLRAFLQSLSPDPIRIMPGGGDLADVIRMLDRIHGLGEAAAHELAMDTLRIAEAFLRRLLGPAMPPSALDGLELGSWPRSWDLTSDSLAARAAWQHRASRLILLKSVDVPPQTSWQEAAERGWVDRFFPRAVAGAPFRIETVNFRRWNAEQP from the coding sequence ATGATCATCCTCAAAGTCGGCGGCAGCCTCTATGATCTTCCCGATCTCGGACCACGTTTGCGAGCTTTTTTGCAGTCTTTATCACCTGATCCTATACGAATTATGCCAGGCGGAGGAGATTTAGCTGATGTTATTCGGATGTTGGATCGAATTCACGGACTGGGGGAAGCGGCGGCGCACGAATTGGCGATGGACACTCTCCGCATCGCCGAGGCGTTTTTGCGCCGCCTGCTGGGACCAGCCATGCCCCCCTCCGCCCTGGACGGCCTGGAGCTGGGTTCCTGGCCGCGGAGCTGGGACCTCACCTCCGACTCTCTGGCCGCCCGCGCCGCCTGGCAGCATCGCGCCAGCCGCCTGATCCTGCTCAAATCCGTGGACGTTCCCCCGCAGACCTCCTGGCAGGAAGCCGCTGAGCGCGGCTGGGTGGACCGCTTCTTCCCCCGCGCGGTCGCAGGCGCCCCCTTCCGCATCGAGACCGTCAACTTCCGCCGCTGGAACGCCGAACAGCCGTGA
- a CDS encoding ABC transporter substrate-binding protein has product MREWRSWAFRSAKRWGAVLGALVTAAAIAQVPLPPVEEKEDPKGGVKRKVVVEDDLPPTRRPAATVSHPPDVQLDELERAAVAASQPQHKALLQKYRVPFDSLTEAGGVSRIRPVPIHRSEWKGAAYIRVTPLDSTGQPLAERGVAVKDVRQLEYFEALVLADVEKLLGGKEGKPSLDDYLVAEQLLAAALRFHDYARERNLRRGRGWEPLRSPLASRLRQVRLEAVQLAQRSGDMVRLRELSRRVSEAYPQDAEVAQVVAAVRLSEAERLLQSPQHLDHVRARELLDDYQARFPGTPGEAVQRLRGQLREMALQALQRAREKKEVGDLPTARDELARAAALDPNLEDLRELQRELRFGYPVLSVGVWQLPRYMSPSLALLDSEKQAVELLFEGLLEEVRDSSGLIGYEPAALRAMPRLLPGGRECTLRISPGEGDPRTSFTSHDVVATVQLLRRQPHTWAAWPLLWLAPEPPQPRDTATVRLFLAQMHPDPRALLTFKLLPGRWLQQQGKAADDLDFAQRPFGTGPYRLHARVDQPPPGQPREVIFFDNPLYARSPDRVHLPRIREVRLVEIRPSPTDPYLPRVTEAFRNGRLHLLPDIPTVDVPQFTGPGSGLADRVEVVTVTQHRRIHILAVNLRRPYFQRKSLRQALSLGIDREDILDQVFRGSAPENRKYHRVMGGPFPPQSWAAGSKPMSLTNRDLAVQRLQEYLAEPGATTAFQLSYPQDDPRAAAACTRLKTQLETLFDKRLTLELEPVPMRDLLVRVHEEHRYDLAYIPFDYPDDYYPYALAALLDPSAATRSGRNFCHFLDPDTNPDAEDLRLGQLLNDLKQFRDYDTLAQRAADIAERFNQSLPFIPLWQLDRHIAVHRQLRIFYDTSTPADPTTLNPTTLFTRIAYWRLE; this is encoded by the coding sequence ATGCGGGAATGGAGAAGCTGGGCGTTCCGTTCGGCGAAGCGGTGGGGGGCCGTGCTGGGAGCGCTCGTGACGGCGGCGGCTATCGCTCAGGTTCCGCTGCCCCCGGTCGAGGAGAAGGAGGACCCGAAAGGGGGGGTCAAGCGCAAGGTGGTGGTCGAGGATGATCTACCGCCGACGCGGCGCCCCGCGGCCACCGTGAGCCACCCGCCGGATGTGCAACTCGACGAGCTGGAGCGGGCGGCGGTGGCGGCATCCCAGCCGCAGCACAAGGCCCTGTTGCAGAAGTACCGCGTTCCCTTCGACAGTTTGACGGAGGCCGGGGGAGTCAGCCGGATTCGTCCCGTGCCCATTCACCGCTCTGAGTGGAAGGGGGCCGCGTATATCCGGGTCACGCCGCTGGACAGCACAGGTCAGCCGCTGGCGGAGCGGGGCGTGGCGGTCAAGGACGTGCGGCAGTTGGAGTATTTCGAGGCCCTGGTCCTGGCGGATGTGGAGAAACTGCTGGGGGGGAAGGAGGGGAAGCCGTCGCTGGACGATTACCTGGTGGCGGAGCAGTTGCTGGCGGCGGCGCTGCGGTTTCACGATTATGCGCGGGAGCGGAACCTGCGGCGGGGGCGGGGCTGGGAACCGCTGCGCAGTCCCCTGGCGAGCCGCTTGCGGCAGGTGCGGTTAGAAGCGGTGCAGTTGGCCCAACGCAGCGGGGACATGGTCCGCTTGCGGGAGCTGAGCCGGCGCGTGAGCGAGGCGTACCCGCAGGATGCGGAGGTGGCCCAGGTGGTAGCCGCCGTGCGCCTGAGCGAAGCGGAGCGGCTCCTGCAATCGCCGCAGCATCTGGATCATGTGCGGGCACGCGAGCTGCTCGACGATTACCAGGCGCGCTTTCCCGGCACACCCGGCGAGGCGGTGCAGCGCCTGCGCGGCCAGTTGCGGGAGATGGCCCTGCAAGCCCTCCAGCGAGCACGGGAGAAAAAGGAAGTGGGGGACTTGCCCACCGCCCGCGACGAGCTGGCCCGTGCGGCGGCCCTGGACCCCAATCTGGAAGACCTGCGCGAATTGCAGCGCGAGCTGCGCTTCGGCTACCCCGTGCTCTCTGTGGGGGTCTGGCAGTTGCCGCGCTACATGAGTCCTTCCCTTGCCCTGCTCGATAGCGAAAAGCAAGCAGTGGAGCTGCTCTTCGAGGGTCTGCTGGAGGAAGTACGGGACAGCAGCGGCCTGATCGGCTATGAACCGGCGGCCCTGCGCGCGATGCCCCGGCTGTTGCCCGGCGGGCGCGAATGCACCTTGCGGATCAGTCCCGGCGAAGGGGACCCTCGGACCAGTTTTACCAGTCACGATGTGGTGGCGACGGTGCAACTGTTGCGCCGTCAGCCGCACACCTGGGCCGCCTGGCCGCTCTTGTGGCTGGCGCCGGAGCCGCCGCAACCGCGGGACACCGCCACGGTCCGCCTGTTTCTGGCCCAGATGCATCCCGATCCGCGGGCCTTACTCACCTTCAAACTGCTGCCGGGACGCTGGCTGCAACAGCAGGGGAAGGCGGCGGACGATCTGGATTTTGCCCAGCGACCCTTCGGCACCGGACCCTACCGCTTGCATGCCCGGGTGGATCAACCTCCGCCCGGTCAGCCCCGCGAAGTCATCTTCTTCGACAACCCCCTCTACGCTCGCAGTCCCGATCGCGTCCACCTGCCGCGGATTCGCGAAGTCCGGCTCGTGGAAATCCGCCCTTCGCCGACGGACCCCTATCTCCCGCGGGTGACCGAAGCCTTCCGCAATGGCCGCCTCCATCTGCTGCCCGATATTCCCACGGTCGATGTGCCGCAGTTCACCGGGCCAGGGTCGGGATTGGCTGACCGGGTGGAGGTAGTCACCGTGACGCAGCATCGGCGCATCCACATTCTGGCGGTGAATCTGCGCCGCCCCTACTTCCAGCGCAAGAGTCTGCGGCAGGCGCTGAGCCTGGGGATCGACCGGGAGGATATTCTCGATCAGGTGTTTCGCGGCAGCGCCCCGGAAAACCGCAAGTATCACCGGGTGATGGGAGGACCGTTCCCGCCGCAGTCCTGGGCCGCCGGCAGCAAGCCGATGTCCCTGACCAACCGCGACCTGGCTGTGCAGCGCCTCCAGGAGTATCTGGCGGAACCCGGCGCCACCACCGCCTTTCAGCTTTCCTATCCGCAGGATGATCCCCGGGCCGCCGCCGCCTGCACCCGCTTGAAAACCCAGCTCGAAACTCTCTTTGACAAACGCCTGACCCTGGAGCTGGAACCGGTCCCCATGCGCGACCTGCTCGTGCGCGTCCACGAAGAACACCGCTATGACCTGGCCTACATCCCCTTCGACTACCCGGATGACTACTATCCCTACGCTCTGGCTGCCTTGCTCGACCCCTCGGCGGCTACCCGCTCCGGACGCAACTTCTGCCACTTCCTTGACCCCGACACCAACCCCGATGCCGAAGACCTCCGCCTCGGCCAGCTCCTCAATGACCTCAAACAATTCCGCGACTACGACACCCTCGCCCAGCGTGCCGCCGACATCGCCGAACGCTTCAACCAGTCCCTCCCCTTCATTCCCCTCTGGCAGCTTGACCGCCACATCGCCGTGCACCGCCAGCTCCGCATCTTCTACGACACCTCCACCCCCGCCGATCCGACCACCCTCAATCCGACCACCCTCTTCACACGCATCGCCTACTGGCGGCTGGAATAA
- a CDS encoding pyridoxal-phosphate-dependent aminotransferase family protein has product MKKSRLFTPGPTPVPEEVLLELARPVGYHRSAEAKAILGEVVAGLQYVLQTQQPVYVLTSSGTGAMEAAVTNLVAAGEKVILGTAGRWGERWRGILRAYGAEVVAVEAAPGEAVTPERLAEALEQHSDAVAVFTTLCETSTGVGHDIAAFGQLLRHRRAVLVVDGISGIGAMECRMDAWGIDVLVTGSQKALMMPPGLAYIAVSPKGWQKIETTPVRNFYFDLRRYRKALADGPDTPFTPANTLIRAQRLALERLRREGIEQVWCRHERLARACRAAVQALGLELFARRPASALTVIRVPASLDGSAVLKKLEKDFGFKLADGQDTLKGKIWRLSHMGYVDPFDVLGAIAALELVLAQSGLSVALGAGVAAFQRAYAAE; this is encoded by the coding sequence ATGAAGAAGTCGCGGTTATTCACGCCGGGTCCGACACCGGTGCCGGAGGAAGTGCTGCTGGAGCTGGCGCGGCCTGTGGGGTATCACCGCAGTGCCGAAGCCAAGGCGATCCTGGGAGAGGTGGTGGCCGGCTTGCAATATGTGCTGCAGACGCAGCAGCCGGTCTATGTGCTCACCAGCAGCGGCACCGGAGCGATGGAAGCGGCGGTGACGAACCTGGTCGCGGCGGGGGAGAAGGTGATCCTAGGCACCGCAGGCCGCTGGGGGGAACGCTGGCGCGGCATCCTGCGGGCTTACGGGGCCGAGGTGGTCGCCGTGGAAGCGGCACCGGGGGAAGCCGTCACGCCGGAACGCCTGGCCGAAGCCCTGGAGCAGCACAGCGACGCCGTGGCCGTCTTCACCACCTTGTGCGAAACCAGCACGGGCGTGGGACATGACATCGCCGCCTTCGGGCAACTCCTGCGCCACCGCCGGGCCGTGCTGGTCGTCGATGGCATCAGCGGCATCGGTGCGATGGAGTGCCGCATGGACGCCTGGGGTATCGACGTGCTGGTGACTGGTTCGCAAAAAGCCCTGATGATGCCGCCGGGATTGGCCTACATCGCCGTCAGCCCCAAGGGATGGCAGAAGATCGAAACCACGCCGGTACGCAACTTTTACTTCGATCTGCGGCGGTACCGCAAAGCGCTGGCCGACGGGCCGGACACCCCCTTCACCCCCGCCAACACCCTGATCCGCGCGCAGCGGCTGGCCCTGGAACGCCTCCGCCGTGAAGGTATCGAGCAGGTCTGGTGCCGCCACGAACGCCTGGCCCGCGCTTGCCGTGCCGCCGTCCAAGCCCTGGGCCTGGAACTGTTCGCCCGCCGGCCTGCCAGTGCCCTGACAGTCATCCGCGTCCCGGCCAGCCTCGATGGCTCCGCCGTCCTGAAAAAACTGGAGAAGGATTTCGGCTTCAAACTGGCCGACGGACAGGACACCCTCAAGGGGAAAATCTGGCGCCTCAGCCATATGGGATATGTTGATCCGTTCGATGTGCTCGGAGCAATCGCCGCCCTGGAGCTGGTGCTGGCCCAAAGCGGCCTGAGTGTGGCGCTGGGGGCCGGAGTGGCCGCCTTCCAGCGGGCTTACGCCGCGGAGTGA